In Podospora pseudoanserina strain CBS 124.78 chromosome 5, whole genome shotgun sequence, a single window of DNA contains:
- a CDS encoding hypothetical protein (EggNog:ENOG503P0AE; COG:S), giving the protein MTDIDLTTLPPNFYPTYETCPSISPLCPVKATTLGYSPNLPVNVFLAVGFGLFGIITLLTGLWKKTWGFSTTVAAGCILECVGYIGRVLLSENAWNADAFKMQIVAIVLGPTLVCVGLYLTLRHIVISLNPEMSRIAPRLYPIFFVPADVSCLVIQAIGGGVAAAAGRDNYDILKHGNRIIMAGIVLQVLVLGAFGGLAGDYLVRVRKGFRQNPGMEGSALWKDGKFRGFLWAMGGAYAALLIRCVYRIAEMAGGWGNHIMQHESSFVVLESFMVLIACGLLACAAPGVLFPEMSHDQRMKNMGKGRQQGGVDVESGAGEKTAGTGASASPSDTERRPGTGEGI; this is encoded by the coding sequence ATGACTGACAtcgacctcaccaccctccccccgaACTTCTACCCCACCTACGAAacctgcccctccatctctcCCCTCTGCCCCGTCAAGGCCACAACCCTAGGCtactcccccaacctccccgtcaacgtcttcctcgccgtcggcttcggccttTTCGggatcatcaccctcctcaccggcctctGGAAAAAAACATGGggcttctccaccaccgtaGCAGCAGGTTGCATCCTCGAATGTGTAGGCTACATCGGTCGCGTCCTCCTCAGCGAAAACGCCTGGAACGCCGACGCGTTCAAGATGCAGATTGTGGCTATTGTTCTTGGCCCAACGCTGGTGTGCGTCGGGTTGTATCTAACGTTACGACACATCGTCATCAGCTTGAACCCGGAGATGTCGAGGATCGCACCGAGACTGTACCCGATATTCTTTGTGCCCGCGGATGTGAGCTGCTTGGTGATTCAGGCCATTGGCGGGGGGGTTGCGGCcgcggcggggagggataACTATGATATTTTGAAGCACGGGAATCGGATCATCATGGCGGGGATCGTGCTTCAGGTTTTGGTTCTGGGGGCGTTTGGTGGGTTGGCGGGCGATTACCTAGTCAGGGTGAGGAAAGGTTTTAGGCAAAACCCTGGGATGGAAGGGAGCGCGCTgtggaaggatgggaagttTAGGGGATTCTTGTGGGCGATGGGGGGCGCGTATGCTGCGCTGTTGATTAGGTGTGTTTACCGGATTGCTGAGATggcgggagggtgggggaatCATATCATGCAGCATGAGTCGAGctttgtggtgttggagagcTTTATGGTGCTGATTGCGTGCGGGTTGTTGGCTTGTGCCGCGCCTGGGGTTTTGTTCCCTGAGATGTCGCATGACCAGAGGATGAAGAATATGGGCAAGGGGAGGCAGCAGGGGGGTGTGGATGTGGAGAGCGGTGCGGGAGAGAAGACTGCAGGTACTGGTGCTAGTGCCAGTCCTTCTGATACGGAGAGGCGGCCGGGGACTGGGGAGGGAatttga
- a CDS encoding hypothetical protein (CAZy:GT31; COG:G; EggNog:ENOG503Q4NP) has protein sequence MAISRAWAAEGLRSFSNRPRPVPTRFWVISLASIFVLALLFVGHTSDSLPSIPGLNKEPEKAQPPPPTPESNDPPKGPAKNYDPEEFDLDENGLKMWEPPHMDALVHGVHASDGVKRKPTYPLDPFPQTPMTSPVQDNRPRPWLGAVICSAWDIKRRMLIRYTWMKMFKDVPMDQRFVISNPGPDWRAVIQQENATFGDMIVLDHLHEDDFTANTVKTVEFYRWLSDKSPVKYEFVSKMDTDLWVNARAYWDRQLLPRLDVVKSADGNTVTGYKANVNHTTIGQFYYDNYHRTAFPHGAIYTVTWDIVNLLPKLQDKHHIIAGEDVTMAWLLIKGHQKVTMAILTQEEKFEFDHKDTRPGERTPWARKGTDVTSSWHAMYGSEILAIHQLKKDDDWLMVAECFDERGIKEMPPYPEKEPEDKGEKPGYPRPFWTQIPNDFWETDVDGTLLCNGIWKLEPGVGRDMKKKPEGE, from the coding sequence ATGGCTATCAGCCGGGCCTGGGCCGCCGAGGGCTTACGGTCTTTTTCCAACCGTCCACGTCCTGTACCGACTAGGTTTTGGGTTATCAGTTTGGCTAGCATCTTCGTTCTCGCGTTGCTCTTCGTCGGCCACACATCTGACAGCTTGCCGTCAATTCCTGGCTTGAACAAGGAGCCTGAGAAAGctcaaccaccgccgccaacgCCCGAGTCCAACGACCCACCAAAGGGACCAGCAAAGAACTACGACCCTGAAGAATTCGACCTTGACGAAAACGGGCTGAAGATGTGGGAACCCCCACACATGGACGCCCTCGTCCACGGAGTCCACGCCTCTGATGGCGTCAAGAGAAAGCCAACATACCCCCtcgaccccttcccccaaacaCCAATGACCTCACCGGTGCAAGACAACCGTCCCCGCCCCTGGCTCGGAGCCGTCATCTGCTCCGCCTGGGACATCAAACGCCGCATGCTGATCCGCTACACCTGGATGAAGATGTTCAAAGACGTGCCCATGGACCAACGCTtcgtcatctccaaccccggcCCGGACTGGCGAGCCGTCATCCAGCAGGAAAACGCCACGTTTGGCGACATGATTGTGTTGGACCACCTCCACGAAGACGACTTCACCGCCAACACGGTGAAAACCGTAGAGTTTTACCGGTGGCTGTCGGATAAGTCCCCGGTGAAGTACGAGTTTGTCTCCAAAATGGACACTGACCTCTGGGTCAACGCTCGTGCGTATTGGGACCGGCAGCTCCTCCCTAGACTGGACGTCGTCAAATCTGCCGATGGCAACACAGTCACGGGTTATAAAGCAAAcgtcaaccacaccaccatcgggCAGTTTTATTACGACAATTACCACCGCACGGCGTTTCCTCATGGGGCGATTTACACTGTTACTTGGGATATTGTTAACTTGCTGCCTAAACTGCAAGATAAACACCACATTATCGCCGGGGAGGACGTCACCATGGCTTGGCTGCTTATCAAGGGTCATCAAAAAGTCACCATGGCCATTCTGACGCAGGAAGAGAAATTCGAATTCGACCACAAGGACACCCGGCCAGGGGAGAGGACTCcctgggcgaggaaggggacggATGTTACTTCTAGCTGGCATGCTATGTACGGGAGTGAGATCTTGGCCATTCaccagctcaagaaggatgatgaCTGGCTTATGGTGGCGGAGTGTTTTGACGAGAGGGGGATCAAGGAGATGCCGCCTTATCCCGAGAAGGAGCCCGAGGATAAGGGGGAAAAGCCGGGGTATCCGAGGCCGTTTTGGACGCAGATCCCGAATGACTTTTGGGAGACGGATGTGGATGGGACGTTGCTTTGTAATGGGATTTGGAAGTTGGAgccgggggtggggagggatatgaagaagaagcccgaggGGGAATGA
- a CDS encoding hypothetical protein (EggNog:ENOG503P1CI; COG:S), translating into MDPISAFSLAVNVLSTVDIAVKTGKTLWDLYKSTSGFTKQTDKLLLAMSQFDAALGQLANPRLDASARLASERCSATIKEIRAMLDLCKARKPSSVASALQAKAQYTKHKSELQDLQKELESATGQLRTALAITTNNDVSVIKQLLAASEQRSPQLITKLEAISQKLDPLEELTRLINKSDLQTVKDALSLELAKLTEKLDLLQMIKDAIYLSEASLESMNQATILGALRPATADKRFEEIADPACTTFSWMLGRPSGVESGDSSPDIEDPARVNASQEFLHWLRSGSGIYHIAGKPGAGKSTLMKYLATHSTTQQCLESWAASGPSPKQLICSRFFFWKIGTAEQKTTRGLLRGIIYDILRGNSELTSILFPDHWAPRRYAAMSLAKSPIPTISDTQINNAVKRLLTAEEISARFKICLFIDGLDEFDEPSQSLWAFCDRLGSWAKHRNVKLCVSSREETPILGALHCAHRITLHHLTDADIGALVHERLSSNPYFQRVALSDTDGRQDKTTRLIIDNAKGVFLWVVFLLKLIEEELPNQRSTSFHTIHRLIETAPDELNEFFRRIFKTIPKHHARGAHFVLAMMLRLRGYCIAGDYSNNFSPAKNVTTSQALTLFGLSYIFDSFDNCQHNYEDRPFLFPVPLCSNEHDYRKREIQTAERLQSWCKGLIEVRTLNSDRKHAADFTHRSVSDFLCTELRDLAPNWKIDDDWVAEGILTTYLAEFKALSFTQTNFTPRKQLDARAAQERRLPAMIECLAKTGFAMTAPPASWVFTLLDEIDAFRQYSVATDSSTAEPPKDWFVIMRGDGFQICHPENQPGSLFAIATDMAAPMLNYVMWRLQDPRLLGDDSHKLLTLASIVSGTRKQFKSQQFMDVSPILRALLERGLSPNVGYPQIGTREVPWFSVTEWRESLTANRQDGMAIGSKSPWRDTLSIFIFLFAFSYKGAVPVSIWNELQVWLEFGAEVPAEVLVIPLATSQYWAAVGFRYPTERAEIAVWDCEDLKMPRKEWLMGYFATIKSTTLSSMIRWHQPHNMHTLSVYTDPMGMVASDSQEWKPPFHQTAPTFIMHDRNQHLCPVYPFHWIYGLVWEQHLRQWVRGDPSPLRDWTSGQWVAYMTPRRHNAVGEGAVSLTMRAGR; encoded by the exons ATGGACCCGATATCAGCCTTTTCGTTGGCAGTCAACGTGCTCTCTACGGTTGACATTGCTGTCAAAACTGGAAAAACACTTTGGGACCTGTACAAGTCGACTTCGGGTTTCACCAAACAAACAGACAAACTGCTCCTTGCCATGAGTCAGTTCGATGCTGCACTTGGCCAGCTTGCCAACCCCAGGCTCGACGCGTCCGCGAGATTAGCATCGGAGCGGTGTTCTGCAACGATCAAGGAAATAAGAGCCATGCTCGACCTGTGCAAAGCTCGCAAGCCATCTTCGGTTGCCAGTGCCCTGCAAGCCAAAGCCCAATACACAAAGCACAAGTCGGAGCTTCAGGATCTGCAGAAAGAGCTGGAATCGGCAACGGGCCAACTGAGAACTGCACTTGCAATTACCACCAA TAACGATGTTTCAGTAATAAAACAGCTGCTCGCAGCCTCCGAGCAACGTAGCCCACAGTTGATAACAAAACTGGAAGCCATCAGTCAGAAGCTCGATCCACTAGAAGAGCTTACTAGGCTAATTAACAAGTCGGACCTGCAAACAGTCAAGGATGCGCTGTCATTAGAGCTTGCAAAGCTCACCGAGAAGTTGGACCTATTGCAGATGATCAAAGACGCAATATATTTGTCCGAGGCCTCGTTGGAGTCGATGAATCAGGCGACTATTTTGGGCGCCCTGAGGCCGGCTACTGCTGATAAGCGTTTCGAAGAGATTGCCGATCCAGCATGTACCACATTCTCCTGGATGCTTGGGCGGCCGTCGGGGGTGGAGAGTGGCGATAGTTCGCCAGACATCGAGGATCCCGCCAGGGTTAACGCCTCCCAAGAGTTTCTCCACTGGTTAAGATCGGGTTCGGGTATTTACCACATTGCAGGCAAACCTGGAGCTGGCAAGTCAACTCTGATGAAGTACTTGGCCACACATTCTACAACCCAACAGTGTCTTGAGTCTTGGGCCGCCTCAGGCCCGTCACCAAAGCAACTCATTTGCTCgcgtttctttttttggaagATCGGAACAGCAGAGCAAAAGACTACACGCGGGCTCTTGAGAGGAATAATATATGACATACTCAGGGGCAATTCTGAGCTTACCAGTATACTCTTTCCGGATCATTGGGCTCCAAGGAGGTACGCTGCAATGTCGCTAGCGAAATCTCCGATACCAACCATATCAGATACCCAGATCAACAACGCCGTCAAAAGGCTATTGACAGCTGAAGAGATATCTGCTCGGTTCAAGATCTGTCTTTTCATTGACGGCCTCGATGAGTTTGACGAGCCTAGCCAGTCTCTCTGGGCTTTCTGTGACAGGCTAGGCAGCTGGGCAAAACACAGGAACGTGAAGCTTTGTGTTTCAAGCCGAGAAGAAACTCCGATACTTGGAGCTTTGCATTGTGCGCATCGCATTACACTCCACCATCTCACTGATGCTGACATCGGCGCGCTGGTACATGAAAGGCTCAGTTCCAACCCTTATTTCCAGCGTGTTGCACTGTCAGACACCGATGGTCGTCAGGATAAGACAACTCGGCTGATCATCGACAACGCCAAAGGTGTCTTCTTGTGGGTTGTGTTCTTACTGAAGCTTATAGAGGAAGAACTCCCGAACCAGCGGAGTACATCATTCCACACGATCCACCGGCTTATCGAAACAGCACCAGACGAACTCAATGAGTTTTTCCGGAGGATCTTCAAGACTATTCCCAAGCATCATGCCAGAGGAGCGCACTTCGTACTGGCGATGATGTTACGACTTCGTGGCTACTGCATTGCCGGGGATTATTCGAACAACTTTTCACCAGCCAAAAACGTGACCACGTCCCAAGCACTCACATTGTTCGGTCTCTCTTACATATTCGACTCGTTTGATAACTGCCAACACAACTATGAGGATAggccttttctctttccgGTTCCTCTTTGCTCCAACGAGCACGATTACAGGAAACGAGAAATACAGACGGCCGAGAGGTTGCAAAGTTGGTGCAAAGGCCTGATCGAGGTCAGGACCTTGAACTCGGACCGGAAACACGCGGCGGATTTCACGCACCGCTCAGTATCCGACTTTTTGTGCACCGAGCTGCGAGATTTGGCGCCCAATTGGAAAATTGACGACGATTGGGTAGCGGAAGGGATTCTGACTACGTACTTGGCCGAGTTCAAAGCCTTGAGTTTCACACAAACAAATTTTACACCGCGAAAACAACTCGATGCGAGGGCTGCGCAGGAGCGGCGGTTGCCGGCCATGATAGAATGTCTGGCAAAGACAGGTTTTGCCATGACTGCCCCGCCAGCTTCATGGGTATTTACCTTGTTGGACGAGATTGACGCTTTCCGGCAATATTCCGTGGCCACCGACTCTTCTACCGCGGAGCCGCCCAAAGATTGGTTTGTGATCATGCGCGGGGATGGCTTTCAAATTTGCCACCCGGAGAATCAGCCAGGCTCTCTATTTGCCATTGCAACGGACATGGCTGCGCCGATGCTGAACTATGTGATGTGGAGGTTACAGGACCCCCGTCTCTTGGGCGACGATTCTCACAAGTTGCTGACCCTCGCGAGCATCGTGAGTGGTACGCGCAAGCAATTCAAGAGCCAGCAATTCATGGACGTCTCCCCCATTTTAAGAGCCTTGTTGGAGCGCGGTTTATCCCCAAACGTTGGTTATCCGCAAATTGGAACCAGAGAAGTTCCATGGTTCAGTGTAACTGAGTGGCGCGAATCTTTGACTGCTAATCGGCAAGATGGTATGGCGATCGGGAGCAAATCCCCTTGGAGGGATACGCTTAGTATCTTCATCTTTCTCTTTGCTTTTTCGTATAAAGGCGCCGTTCCTGTCTCGATATGGAATGAGCTCCAAGTCTGGCTTGAGTTTGGCGCCGAGGTTCCTGCGGAGGTATTGGTGATTCCCTTGGCTACGTCGCAATACTGGGCGGCTGTCGGGTTCAGATACCCGACAGAGAGAGCAGAGATTGCCGTCTGGGATTGCGAAGATCTCAAAATGCCCCGAAAAGAATGGCTCATGGGTTACTTTGCGACTATCAAGAGCACCACTTTGAGCAGCATGATCCGATGGCACCAGCCTCATAACATGCATACTCTGTCGGTGTATACCGATCCGATGGGCATGGTGGCTAGCGATTCACAGGAGTGGAagccccctttccatcaGACCGCACCGACTTTCATTATGCACGACCGGAACCAGCACTTATGCCCGGTATACCCATTCCACTGGATATATGGTCTCGTTTGGGAACAACATTTGCGTCAGTGGGTCCGCGGGGATCCTTCCCCTCTTCGGGACTGGACTTCTGGGCAGTGGGTAGCTTACATGACACCAAGGCGACATAATGCTGTCGGGGAAGGAGCCGTGAGTTTGACGATGCGAGCAGGGAGATAA